Below is a window of bacterium DNA.
GATAAGAGGGAGAGGTCTTTTTGCATTTCCAACATCGCCCGGCCCCCTGCCGGACCCCTCCAGCGTTTCCAACATCGCCCAGCCCCTTGCCAAACCCCTCCAACCTTTCCATCGTTGCCCAGCCCCCTGCCTAACCCCTCCAACGTTTCCATCGTTGCCGGTCTTCCTTGTTTGGCTGCTCCATCGGTTCCCCCGTTGCCTTGCCTCCCTGCCGGACTACTCAAACGATCCATCCGTGGCCGTGCTCTTATGCGCCTCCTCCTCAATCGTCTCATCCACCATCTCGTCAAACCCTTCGCCCGCCTCGTCCCCCAGCTCCTTCCCCATCTTCTTGGCCCATTTGGCCACAGAAGCCGGGTCGTTCTCGTCCACCCCGGAAAAGGAGGAAGGGTCGGCCAGCCGCTCCATCCTTGACTCCTCGGACCGGATGGTCCGGAACCGGGACATCAGCCGTTCCAGCCTTTCACTGCCGCAGTCCGGACACTTGGGGGTTCCGTAGCTGGAGGGGCTGAGGATCAGCAGGCTGACCCGCTTTTTGCAGTCCTGGCAGAGGTATTCGTATATCGGCATTTTACAGGTCTTCCTTCATCTTTTTCCAGCCGGCTATGATGGTGCGGTTGTCGTCGGTGCTGGTGAAGAACTTTTTTCTTTCTTCCTGGTCCTGGATCTCCTCGGCCTTTTTAACCAACTCTTTGTATGCCGTTTCCAGGCATTCCCGGGCCTGCTCCTTTTGGCCCGCCGCCAGCAGTATCCTGTGGCGCTGGTAGAAGAATTTATCCAGGGCCACCTCAAATACTTTTTGTTTCCGTTGGATGTCCAGCGCCCGGTCCGAATATTCCAAAGCCTTTTCCTGGTCCCCCTGCTTAAGGTAAACATTGGCCAGGTTGGCGTAACCCAGCATCTCGGCCGAAAAACTTCCTATTTCTACGGCCAGGGCTATCCCCTCGCGCCCGTTTTCCACGGCCTGCTCCAGCCGGTCCAGCATCAGGCACAGTTCCACGTTCTTTACCAGGGAATAGCTCAGGTAATCCTTGGAATTGATCTGCCGGCTCAGTTCCACGGTCCTAAGGCTGTACTCCAGGGCCTGGCCGTAATCCTGCTTCAGCGCCCACAGGTCCGCCATATTGTTCAATTTGGAAGCCTGTCCATTGATGTTGCCGGTGGAAAGGTCTATTTTTAGAGCCCTCTCCAGGTACTGCAAGGCCCGGTCATGATTTCCCAGGGTCCCCTCCAGCACCGCCATGTTGTTCAGCTTGGCGGCCTCGCCGGTGATGTTGCCGATGGTCCGGTCCAGCTCCACCCCCCGCTGCAGGTAGGACAAGGCTTCCTGGTATTTCCCCCGCCGCAGCAGGATGACGCCGATGTTGTTCAGCAGACTGCTCTGTTTCTGCTTGTCGCCGATTGATTGGGCCAGCTCGAACACCTGCTGGTAAAGGTCAAAGGCCTCATCGATCCTGTCCATCCGGATGTAGATGCTGGCGATATTGGTCTTGACCGCGATCAGCTGGCGGACGTTATTGCCCTTTTCATAGGTTTCCTGGGCCTGGCGGCAATATTCCAGGGCCTGGGCATACGAGCCGATCCTCCAGCAGGTCAGCCCCAGGTCGCTGTTGACGTCGGCGGCCTTGATGTCCTGGCCCAATTGGTTGAATATCTCCAGCGCCTTCATCCGGTATTCGGTGGCGCCGGCATAGTCCGACAGATGATAGCTGGCCTCGCCCATCTGGTCGTACATCCGGGCCGTCCCCTCCCGGTCTCCGGCATTGACGGCCTGCTCCAGCCCCTGGCGGGAAAACTCCAGGGCCTCCTTGTAATTGGCCTTGTATACGGCCAGGGCCGAAAGATAGTAGCTGGCCTGGGAGCCGTAGGACCGGTCGGTTTCCGCCAAACTGCTGATGGACCGGGCCAGTTTTTCCGAACCCTGGCGGTCGGCGGTCACATCACAAACCTCCCACTGCCGCTGCCAGATGGCAAAGGGAATGCCCTGTTCCAGGCGGCCTCCGGTCCGGGCCTCCCTGACGTTGCTTATTATCCATCCGTCCAGGTTGTTCATTTCACCAGTATCATCTTGACCGCAATGATCAGCAGGAAAAAACCGAACGACCGCTGCAGCCAGACCCCGGGGATCTTTTCGGCCAGCACCGCCCCCAGCAGCCCGCCGAAGAAGAACCCTCCGGCCATCAGCGCCGCCGCCTTGACATTTACATGTCCGGCCGAATAGTATTTCCAGGCCGCCAGCAGCCCGATGGGCAGAAGCAGGGTGGCAATTGAAGTTCCCTGCGCCTGCTGCTGGGAGAATTTGAAGATGTAAACCAGGGCCGGGATCATCAAAATGGCCCCGCCTATTCCCAGCAATCCGCTGAAAACCCCGGCCACGGCCCCCAGCAAAGCGTATCCCAGCCAGATCATCATAAACCCTCCATCAGTTTTTTGTAAGCCGCGGGAAGTTCATCCAGGATATCCCCCGCCAGCAGGCAGTACTCGGTCTTGTTTTCCCTGGCCAGGTCCCCGGCCAGCCCGTGCAGATAGACCCCCAGCTTGGCCGCATTTTCCGGGGACAGGCCCTGGGCCAGCAGCCCGGCTATCAGCCCGGCCAGCACGTCGCCCGACCCGGCCGTGGCCATGCCGCTGTTGCCGGTGGTGTTGATCCAGATGTTTCCCGAAGGCCCGGCAATGACTGTGGGGGCGCCCTTCAGCACCACCGTTTTGTTGTATTCAACCGCGAATTCCCCGGCCGCCCGCATGGGGTCGGCTTTTATCTCGGCGATGGTTCTTCCGGTCAGCCTGGCCATTTCCCCGTAATGGGGGGTCAACACCAGCGGGGCCTGGGTCTTAAGCAACTGGACATTGCCGGACAGGGCGGTCAAGGCATCGGCATCCAGCACGGCCGGGATATTCAGGTGCTTGACCACCGCCTGCACCAGTTCCAATGTTTCCGGATGAGTGGAAAGCCCCGGGCCCATCACCAGAGAATCGGCCTTGGCCATCAGCGCCTTGATCCTGTCCAAAGCGTGCAGAGACAGGGTCCTGGTGCGGGTCTCCGGCAGGGGCTTGATGATGGCCTCGGTCAGCTTGGACTCCATCACATCGCTCAGGCTCTCCGGGATCCCCAGATAGGCCAGCCCGGCCCCGGAGCGCAAAGCCGAAAGCGAGGCCAGCCGGGCCGCCCCGGTCATCCCCGCCGAACCGGCCAGGACAAGGACAGTTCCGCAGCTTCCCTTGTAGGCGTCGGGCTTTCTGGCCGGCAGCATCTGCCTTGCCTCCATGGACTCAATCGTGCCGGCGTTGGCCTTCTGCTCATCCATGGCCTTTTGGGGAAAGCCTATGTCTGCCACGGATATTTCTCCGGCCAGGGATCTTCCCGGATAGAACAATAATCCGGTTTTCAGCAGCCCCATGGTCACTGTGGCTGCGGCCTTGACGGCCGGACCAAACGTTTGTCCCGTAAGCCCGTCCACACCGGAGGGAATGTCGGCGGCCAGCACCGGGACACCAGAGCTGTTGACGGCCTCGATGACCTGGCCTGCGAGCTTTTCCGGAGCTCCATGAAACCCGGTGCCGAAGATGGCGTCTATCACCAGTGATGCTTTTTTAAGGCCGGCCCTCAGCGCCGTCAGGCCTGCCACGCCCTTGATCTCGTTGACCTTGATCTTGACGGCCTTGAGTTTT
It encodes the following:
- a CDS encoding zinc ribbon domain-containing protein: MPIYEYLCQDCKKRVSLLILSPSSYGTPKCPDCGSERLERLMSRFRTIRSEESRMERLADPSSFSGVDENDPASVAKWAKKMGKELGDEAGEGFDEMVDETIEEEAHKSTATDGSFE
- a CDS encoding tetratricopeptide repeat protein gives rise to the protein MNNLDGWIISNVREARTGGRLEQGIPFAIWQRQWEVCDVTADRQGSEKLARSISSLAETDRSYGSQASYYLSALAVYKANYKEALEFSRQGLEQAVNAGDREGTARMYDQMGEASYHLSDYAGATEYRMKALEIFNQLGQDIKAADVNSDLGLTCWRIGSYAQALEYCRQAQETYEKGNNVRQLIAVKTNIASIYIRMDRIDEAFDLYQQVFELAQSIGDKQKQSSLLNNIGVILLRRGKYQEALSYLQRGVELDRTIGNITGEAAKLNNMAVLEGTLGNHDRALQYLERALKIDLSTGNINGQASKLNNMADLWALKQDYGQALEYSLRTVELSRQINSKDYLSYSLVKNVELCLMLDRLEQAVENGREGIALAVEIGSFSAEMLGYANLANVYLKQGDQEKALEYSDRALDIQRKQKVFEVALDKFFYQRHRILLAAGQKEQARECLETAYKELVKKAEEIQDQEERKKFFTSTDDNRTIIAGWKKMKEDL
- a CDS encoding sulfite exporter TauE/SafE family protein, translating into MMIWLGYALLGAVAGVFSGLLGIGGAILMIPALVYIFKFSQQQAQGTSIATLLLPIGLLAAWKYYSAGHVNVKAAALMAGGFFFGGLLGAVLAEKIPGVWLQRSFGFFLLIIAVKMILVK
- a CDS encoding NAD(P)H-hydrate dehydratase, whose amino-acid sequence is MLVVTPRQMQEIDARAIKKYKVPGLTLMENAARALAEKALEMPSLNSPATVCIVCGPGNNGGDGLAAARLLKEQGCEVQVFLLGSLPRLKGDARTNAQKLKAVKIKVNEIKGVAGLTALRAGLKKASLVIDAIFGTGFHGAPEKLAGQVIEAVNSSGVPVLAADIPSGVDGLTGQTFGPAVKAAATVTMGLLKTGLLFYPGRSLAGEISVADIGFPQKAMDEQKANAGTIESMEARQMLPARKPDAYKGSCGTVLVLAGSAGMTGAARLASLSALRSGAGLAYLGIPESLSDVMESKLTEAIIKPLPETRTRTLSLHALDRIKALMAKADSLVMGPGLSTHPETLELVQAVVKHLNIPAVLDADALTALSGNVQLLKTQAPLVLTPHYGEMARLTGRTIAEIKADPMRAAGEFAVEYNKTVVLKGAPTVIAGPSGNIWINTTGNSGMATAGSGDVLAGLIAGLLAQGLSPENAAKLGVYLHGLAGDLARENKTEYCLLAGDILDELPAAYKKLMEGL